One genomic window of Corynebacterium sp. sy039 includes the following:
- a CDS encoding Pls/PosA family non-ribosomal peptide synthetase → MSISSYPAQFLRSAHAPAPRTLYEIFCATAHDVPDAAAIDDGDILTYGELLDEVHQLADFMHSQGVRRGDRIGIRMPSGHRDLYISILATLAAGAAYVPVDADDPDERAEMVFGEAAINGLFDAQGFHMLAPRSTGDTNRPTPDDDAWIIFTSGSTGKPKGVAVSHRSAAAFVDAESQLFLVNSPGGPLNTDDRVLAGLSVAFDASCEEMWLAWAHGACLVPAPRSLVRSGLDLGPWLIRRDITAVSTVPTLAGMWPSEALDNIRLLIVGGEACSAELVERLSTPEREVWNTYGPTEATVVACATQLYPGKAVSIGLPLAGWDLVVVDEQGNPVAPGEVGELVIGGVGLARYLDPEKDKEKYAPLPQVGWERAYRSGDHVRLEADGLYFIGRIDDQVKIGGRRIELGEVDAHLAALENVRSSTVVVQNTAAGEKVLVGYLSLNDPEQGFDHERARQRLSEIMPAALVPRLHVLDDLPVTTSGKVDKKALPWPLPGTTVEASGLSHTEQWLATLWVEVLGVSISDTDADFFALGGTSLAAATLVGRIRSRVPTLSVRDLYDHPRLGALAEKIDSITPPDSPAAATQPTRIVKPVGMGTRLTQGLIQVPIMTLQATTWVVCLLLLNNVAALCGVPWAHPLNWFWVLLLFLIFATPLGRLPIGGLGARLITHGIAPGTYARGGAVHLRIWAAERLADASGSRSIAGATWVNYYARTLGVKMGKGVNLHSLPPVTGLLSLGKNCSVEPEVDLSGYWVDGDRIHVGTIDIGAGARIGTRSTLMPHTRVGAEAHVEPGSTLMSNAVVKDRARWAGSPAHKVGKSKQHFPDTRPPRRSWWVPIYGLSSIVLALLPLFALAVGGAAMFALSDTPVGLIATAPVGALVAFATYMLMIWLLVRLLGLNLSPKITPVRSFLGWRIWFIERLMDDARTHLFILYASQLTPLWLRSLGAKIGKNVEISTSVMVPQLVEVRDGAFLADDTLIGGYELGGGWLFADHTRIGKRSFVGNSGIAGPGRRLAKKSLVAVLSSTPNKAKAGSNWWGSPPERMRRVQVQAEEGEMRTYNPGLTVKIMRGFVETLRLSAVMVSAVLATSVMVVLQWLYTHHGLALMWLLSGLVLMAAGVVALLITVVVKWLCVGQHKAGDHPLWSWFVWLNELQDTLVEVVAAPWFLGPNLGTGSLNVGLRLLGAKIGKGAWVESYWFPETDLCHVGAGASIGPGTVVQTHLFQDRVMSLGTVTIDAGATLGAHSVALPGSHIGENTTVAPGSLVMRGDQIPPHTLWQGNPIEPTEPLS, encoded by the coding sequence ATGAGTATTTCTAGCTATCCAGCCCAATTTTTACGCAGTGCCCACGCCCCTGCACCCCGCACACTATACGAGATATTCTGCGCTACTGCGCATGATGTGCCAGACGCAGCTGCCATTGACGATGGCGATATTCTTACCTACGGCGAGTTGCTTGATGAAGTGCATCAACTCGCCGATTTTATGCATTCACAGGGAGTGCGGCGCGGCGATCGCATTGGTATTCGGATGCCTTCTGGACATCGTGACCTTTACATCAGTATTCTTGCCACTTTGGCAGCCGGTGCCGCTTATGTACCTGTGGATGCTGACGACCCTGATGAACGTGCAGAGATGGTTTTTGGCGAAGCAGCTATCAACGGGCTATTCGACGCCCAGGGGTTCCATATGCTTGCCCCTCGTTCCACAGGTGATACCAACCGCCCCACCCCCGACGATGACGCATGGATCATTTTCACCTCAGGTTCCACTGGAAAACCTAAAGGTGTGGCAGTAAGTCATCGCAGTGCTGCTGCCTTTGTGGACGCAGAATCCCAGCTTTTCTTGGTGAATTCCCCTGGTGGCCCGCTCAACACTGATGACCGAGTATTGGCGGGACTGTCCGTGGCTTTCGACGCCTCCTGCGAAGAAATGTGGTTGGCCTGGGCGCACGGTGCCTGCTTAGTCCCTGCCCCACGTTCCTTGGTGCGCTCTGGCCTTGACCTTGGTCCTTGGCTTATTAGGCGCGATATCACTGCCGTAAGCACTGTTCCTACCCTTGCTGGTATGTGGCCTAGTGAAGCATTGGATAATATCCGTTTGCTCATTGTCGGTGGTGAAGCCTGTTCAGCAGAACTGGTCGAACGCCTTTCTACCCCTGAGCGCGAGGTGTGGAATACCTATGGCCCTACTGAAGCAACTGTGGTTGCTTGTGCTACGCAGCTCTACCCTGGCAAGGCAGTGTCTATTGGGTTGCCGTTGGCTGGTTGGGATTTGGTGGTCGTCGACGAGCAGGGCAATCCGGTTGCTCCGGGTGAAGTCGGTGAGTTGGTCATTGGTGGTGTGGGCTTGGCGCGCTATCTCGACCCGGAGAAAGACAAAGAGAAATATGCGCCTTTGCCGCAGGTTGGTTGGGAGCGGGCATATCGCTCTGGGGATCATGTGCGTCTTGAGGCTGATGGGCTTTATTTCATTGGGCGTATCGACGACCAGGTCAAAATTGGTGGTCGGCGTATTGAACTTGGTGAAGTTGATGCTCACTTGGCTGCACTTGAGAATGTGCGTTCTTCCACGGTAGTTGTCCAAAATACCGCTGCTGGCGAAAAAGTATTGGTCGGTTATCTTAGTCTCAATGACCCAGAACAGGGTTTTGATCATGAGCGCGCGAGGCAGCGTCTGAGTGAGATCATGCCTGCTGCATTAGTTCCACGTTTGCACGTGCTCGACGACCTGCCGGTCACTACTTCTGGCAAAGTGGATAAAAAAGCCCTTCCGTGGCCACTACCAGGAACTACGGTAGAAGCCTCTGGACTTAGTCATACTGAGCAGTGGTTGGCAACGCTATGGGTGGAGGTACTTGGCGTATCCATTTCTGATACAGATGCGGATTTCTTTGCGCTCGGTGGTACGTCACTGGCGGCAGCCACTCTGGTGGGGCGGATTCGTTCTCGGGTACCTACCCTCTCTGTGCGTGATCTTTATGATCACCCGCGTCTTGGTGCGTTGGCCGAGAAAATCGATAGCATTACCCCACCTGATTCTCCTGCCGCAGCCACGCAACCTACTCGCATAGTAAAACCTGTAGGCATGGGCACTCGCCTTACTCAAGGGTTGATTCAGGTTCCCATTATGACGTTGCAGGCAACAACATGGGTGGTTTGTTTACTGCTGCTCAATAATGTGGCTGCACTATGTGGGGTGCCGTGGGCGCACCCACTCAATTGGTTCTGGGTGTTACTGCTCTTTCTTATTTTTGCAACCCCTTTGGGGCGTTTACCCATTGGTGGCTTGGGCGCACGACTTATTACGCATGGCATTGCCCCTGGCACATATGCGCGCGGTGGTGCAGTGCACCTGCGCATTTGGGCTGCTGAGCGTCTTGCTGATGCCTCAGGTTCACGTTCTATTGCTGGTGCGACGTGGGTCAATTACTATGCGCGCACTCTGGGGGTAAAAATGGGCAAGGGTGTTAATCTGCATTCTTTGCCGCCGGTTACTGGTCTGCTTAGCTTAGGAAAAAATTGTTCAGTAGAGCCTGAAGTAGATCTCAGTGGCTATTGGGTGGATGGCGATCGCATCCACGTCGGCACTATTGACATTGGTGCTGGCGCACGTATTGGTACTCGCTCTACTTTGATGCCGCATACTCGTGTTGGTGCTGAGGCTCATGTAGAGCCTGGTTCTACCTTGATGAGTAATGCTGTTGTAAAGGATAGGGCTAGGTGGGCTGGTTCTCCAGCGCATAAGGTGGGTAAGTCTAAGCAGCATTTTCCGGATACTCGTCCACCGCGACGTTCCTGGTGGGTGCCTATTTATGGTTTGTCCTCTATTGTGCTGGCACTATTGCCGCTGTTTGCGTTGGCAGTGGGCGGGGCTGCTATGTTTGCACTGTCAGATACCCCAGTGGGGCTTATTGCCACCGCGCCGGTGGGAGCGCTGGTTGCTTTTGCTACTTATATGCTCATGATTTGGCTTTTGGTGCGCCTGTTGGGGCTTAACCTAAGTCCTAAAATTACTCCGGTGCGCTCTTTCTTAGGTTGGCGCATTTGGTTCATTGAGCGGCTCATGGATGATGCCCGCACCCATCTCTTTATCCTTTATGCGTCCCAATTGACCCCCTTGTGGTTACGTAGTTTGGGCGCAAAAATCGGTAAGAATGTCGAAATCTCTACCTCAGTGATGGTGCCGCAGTTGGTAGAGGTACGTGATGGTGCTTTTCTTGCCGACGACACTCTCATCGGTGGTTATGAACTAGGTGGTGGTTGGCTCTTTGCCGATCACACTCGCATTGGTAAGCGTTCCTTTGTGGGCAACTCTGGTATTGCAGGTCCAGGTAGACGCTTGGCGAAAAAGTCTTTGGTCGCTGTGCTTTCTTCTACTCCGAATAAAGCAAAGGCTGGTTCTAACTGGTGGGGTTCGCCACCAGAGCGTATGCGTCGAGTGCAGGTGCAAGCAGAAGAAGGCGAAATGCGCACCTATAATCCTGGGCTAACGGTGAAAATCATGCGCGGGTTCGTCGAAACGCTGCGCCTGAGTGCGGTTATGGTTTCAGCCGTGTTAGCTACAAGCGTTATGGTAGTTTTGCAGTGGCTCTATACTCATCATGGTTTAGCACTAATGTGGCTACTCAGTGGGCTAGTGTTGATGGCTGCTGGTGTGGTCGCACTACTGATAACGGTCGTGGTGAAGTGGCTATGCGTTGGGCAGCACAAAGCGGGGGATCATCCCCTGTGGAGTTGGTTCGTGTGGCTTAATGAGCTGCAAGATACTTTGGTGGAAGTCGTGGCTGCACCATGGTTTTTGGGCCCGAATTTGGGTACAGGGTCACTCAATGTTGGGTTGCGGTTATTGGGCGCAAAAATTGGCAAGGGTGCGTGGGTAGAATCCTATTGGTTCCCGGAGACTGATTTGTGTCATGTCGGCGCTGGGGCAAGTATTGGCCCAGGTACCGTGGTGCAAACTCACTTATTCCAAGATCGTGTGATGAGTTTGGGCA
- a CDS encoding rhodanese-like domain-containing protein: MRIVSVHDVPRDAQLIDVREVDEFAQVHASGSVNIPMSVFPEHLHELDSSKDIYVICKAGVRSAQVVSYLAEQGVSAINVDGGMMAWLAAQLPTE, encoded by the coding sequence ATGAGAATAGTTAGTGTGCATGATGTCCCTCGCGATGCTCAGCTTATTGATGTGCGTGAAGTAGATGAGTTTGCTCAGGTACACGCCAGCGGCTCGGTTAATATACCTATGTCGGTGTTCCCTGAGCACCTGCACGAGCTTGATAGCAGCAAAGATATCTATGTCATTTGCAAGGCTGGTGTGCGCAGCGCACAGGTGGTTTCCTATCTGGCTGAGCAGGGTGTGTCAGCGATTAATGTGGACGGCGGAATGATGGCTTGGCTTGCCGCCCAGTTACCTACTGAGTAA
- a CDS encoding MarR family winged helix-turn-helix transcriptional regulator — protein sequence MTNSELPAALLASPSFQLERLRRRTRDEVEASLAEHKITLRGYWVLTCLSGHHAASQASLCEILAIDASDMVRLIDSLEKNNWVKRERDPKDRRRQIVMSTKKGRNKQKDLSELVTQAEDRALDESTSKQLKHLRKLAKSIIAAEEE from the coding sequence ATGACTAATTCTGAGCTGCCTGCTGCGCTCTTAGCATCGCCTTCTTTTCAATTGGAGCGTTTGCGACGCCGCACCCGTGACGAGGTAGAGGCTTCACTTGCGGAGCATAAAATTACTCTTCGCGGTTATTGGGTTTTGACCTGCTTATCTGGGCACCATGCTGCCAGTCAAGCATCATTGTGTGAGATTCTTGCCATTGATGCGTCAGACATGGTGCGCCTTATTGATTCCTTAGAGAAGAATAATTGGGTTAAGCGGGAACGAGATCCGAAGGATCGTCGTAGGCAAATCGTTATGTCCACGAAAAAGGGACGGAATAAACAGAAAGATCTCAGTGAATTGGTAACACAGGCTGAGGATCGTGCCTTGGATGAGTCTACGTCTAAGCAGCTGAAACATTTACGCAAATTAGCCAAGTCCATTATTGCAGCCGAAGAAGAATAA